A window from Manis javanica isolate MJ-LG chromosome 10, MJ_LKY, whole genome shotgun sequence encodes these proteins:
- the FAM234A gene encoding protein FAM234A isoform X3 — MAAYCSSFANPEWLSPWPVRADLPEVPALLGVPDISLPGREAAGFTLPPPGTQPMEGRATPVTYDFLATEDINRDRIQDVLFLYKSTKGSSHFNLSCADEGFSYPCTFAAAMSGANGSMLWERPAAQDGALVACAVPQPGGSGASACIIVGRPGPFVAVDASTGQSLWNRPSGFGSNVSVLGPPLQVPDADADGAPDLLVLTQEEREVIGYVYSGSTGKQIGRGGCLGVDGTSGSLLHVTRAGAHYILLPCAHALCGCSVKGLYEKVTERDSALKKDALWEDMLSTLPGRLPRRSSGAIHHLMSVPGDAGEDLLLVSSEACVLLDGQDLAPRWTLSVAQVPRKPVLGHYKPDTLAVVIENGTGIDRQILLSDLSTGAVLWSQALPGLPGDPQSASLPTADHRSAFFFWGLHEPEGANQTERRDSRHSLYMLHPTLPGILLELANVSANIVAFQVALFEPGRHAAFVLLTGPASPHAPGLVSVVKRKVRDLVPGSRVVRLAAGVPDSDQAIRDRFSRLRYRREA; from the exons ATGGCTGCTTATTGTTCGTCGTTCGCCAACCC GGAGTGGCTCAGCCCGTGGCCAGTCAGAGCCGACCTTCCTGAGGTCCCTGCCTTGTTGGGAGTACCGGACATCAGCCTCCCTGGCAGGGAAGCTGCTGGTTTCACATTACCCCCACCTGGAACCCAGCCGATGGAGGGAAGAGCCACACCGG tcacCTATGACTTTCTGGCTACAGAAGACATAAACAGGGACAGGATCCAAGATGTCCTCTTTCTTTATAAAAGCACCAAGGGCAGCAGCCATTTCAACCTATCCTGTGCTGATGAAG GCTTCTCCTACCCCTGCACCTTTGCGGCGGCCATGTCAGGGGCCAACGGCAGCATGCTCTGGGAGAGGCCCGCAGCCCAGGATGGGGCCCTCGTGGCCTGTGCTGTCCCGCAGCCAGGGGGCAGTGGGGCCTCCGCCTGCATCATCGTGGGCAGACCGGGCCCCTTCGTGGCTGTGGACGCGTCCACAG GGCAGAGCCTGTGGAACCGCCCCAGCGGCTTTGGGAGCAACGTGTCCGTCCTCGGCCCTCCGCTCCAGGTGCCGGATGCCGACGCCGACGGGGCTCCAGACCTGCTGGTTCTCACCCAGGAGGAAAGGGAG GTTATTGGCTATGTCTATTCAGGAAGCACCGGGAAGCAAATTGGCCGTGGGGGCTGCCTCGGTGTGGATGGGACCAGCGGCTCCCTCCTGCACGTCACCAGGGCAGGTGCCCACTACATCCTTCTCCCCTGTG CTCATGCCCTGTGTGGCTGCTCCGTGAAGGGTCTCTACGAGAAGGTGACCGAGAGAGACAGTGCCCTGAAGAAGGACGCCCTGTGGGAGGACATGCTCAGCACACTCCCCGGCAGGCTGCCCAGGCGCAG CTCAGGGGCCATCCACCACCTGATGAGTGTGCCGGGGGACGCTGGCGAGGACCTGCTCCTTGTGAGCTCCGAGGCCTGTGTGCTGTTGGACGGACAGGATCTGGCGCCCAGGTGGACTCTCAGTGTAGCCCAGGTCCCGAG AAAACCTGTCCTTGGCCACTACAAACCTGACACCTTGGCCGTGGTCATTGAAAACGGAACTGGCATTGACAGACAG atCCTGCTCTCGGACCTCAGCACTGGGGCTGTCCTGTGGAGCCaggccctccctggcctccctggggACCCGCAGTCTGCCAGCCTGCCAACTGCAGACCACCGCTCAGCCTTCTTCTTCTGGGGCCTGCACGAGCCAGAGGGTGCCAACCAGACG GAACGCAGAGACTCCCGGCACAGCCTGTACATgctccaccccaccctgcccgGCATTCTGCTGGAGCTGGCCAACGTCTCCGCCAACATCGTCGCCTTCCAAG TGGCCCTGTTTGAGCCCGGCCGCCACGCCGCCTTTGTCCTCCTGACGGGCCCGGCCAGCCCCCACGCACCGGGCCTGGTCTCCGTGGTCAAGCGCAAGGTGCGGGACCTGGTCCCCGGCAGCAGAGTGGTCCGCCTGGCCGCGGGCGTGCCTGACAGCGACCAGGCCATCCGGGACCGGTTCTCCCGCCTGCGGTACAGAAGGGAGGCCTAG
- the FAM234A gene encoding protein FAM234A isoform X1, with product MGGEDLEAEIHPLKNDGGKWRGGPGARAGKGGGPRSPAPQPRLSRCRTAAFFLSLFACLLVVFVVSFAVPCPDRPAPQGAWSVSYDSAGFLRMAAYCSSFANPEWLSPWPVRADLPEVPALLGVPDISLPGREAAGFTLPPPGTQPMEGRATPVTYDFLATEDINRDRIQDVLFLYKSTKGSSHFNLSCADEGFSYPCTFAAAMSGANGSMLWERPAAQDGALVACAVPQPGGSGASACIIVGRPGPFVAVDASTGQSLWNRPSGFGSNVSVLGPPLQVPDADADGAPDLLVLTQEEREVIGYVYSGSTGKQIGRGGCLGVDGTSGSLLHVTRAGAHYILLPCAHALCGCSVKGLYEKVTERDSALKKDALWEDMLSTLPGRLPRRSSGAIHHLMSVPGDAGEDLLLVSSEACVLLDGQDLAPRWTLSVAQVPRKPVLGHYKPDTLAVVIENGTGIDRQILLSDLSTGAVLWSQALPGLPGDPQSASLPTADHRSAFFFWGLHEPEGANQTERRDSRHSLYMLHPTLPGILLELANVSANIVAFQVALFEPGRHAAFVLLTGPASPHAPGLVSVVKRKVRDLVPGSRVVRLAAGVPDSDQAIRDRFSRLRYRREA from the exons ATGGGCGGCGAGGACCTCGAAGCCGAAATCCACCCGCTGAAGAACGACGGCGGGAAGTGGCGGGGCGGCCCGGGGGCCCGGGCGGGGAAGGGCGGCGGCCCGCGGAGCCCGGCCCCGCAGCCGCGCCTCTCCCGCTGCCGCACCGCGGCGTTTTTCCTCTCGCTGTTCGCCTGCCTCCTCGTGGTGTTCGTGGTCTCGTTCGCCGTCCCGTGTCCGGACCGGCCGGCGCCGCAGGGCGCGTGGAGCGTCAGCTACGACTCGGCGG GATTCCTGCGGATGGCTGCTTATTGTTCGTCGTTCGCCAACCC GGAGTGGCTCAGCCCGTGGCCAGTCAGAGCCGACCTTCCTGAGGTCCCTGCCTTGTTGGGAGTACCGGACATCAGCCTCCCTGGCAGGGAAGCTGCTGGTTTCACATTACCCCCACCTGGAACCCAGCCGATGGAGGGAAGAGCCACACCGG tcacCTATGACTTTCTGGCTACAGAAGACATAAACAGGGACAGGATCCAAGATGTCCTCTTTCTTTATAAAAGCACCAAGGGCAGCAGCCATTTCAACCTATCCTGTGCTGATGAAG GCTTCTCCTACCCCTGCACCTTTGCGGCGGCCATGTCAGGGGCCAACGGCAGCATGCTCTGGGAGAGGCCCGCAGCCCAGGATGGGGCCCTCGTGGCCTGTGCTGTCCCGCAGCCAGGGGGCAGTGGGGCCTCCGCCTGCATCATCGTGGGCAGACCGGGCCCCTTCGTGGCTGTGGACGCGTCCACAG GGCAGAGCCTGTGGAACCGCCCCAGCGGCTTTGGGAGCAACGTGTCCGTCCTCGGCCCTCCGCTCCAGGTGCCGGATGCCGACGCCGACGGGGCTCCAGACCTGCTGGTTCTCACCCAGGAGGAAAGGGAG GTTATTGGCTATGTCTATTCAGGAAGCACCGGGAAGCAAATTGGCCGTGGGGGCTGCCTCGGTGTGGATGGGACCAGCGGCTCCCTCCTGCACGTCACCAGGGCAGGTGCCCACTACATCCTTCTCCCCTGTG CTCATGCCCTGTGTGGCTGCTCCGTGAAGGGTCTCTACGAGAAGGTGACCGAGAGAGACAGTGCCCTGAAGAAGGACGCCCTGTGGGAGGACATGCTCAGCACACTCCCCGGCAGGCTGCCCAGGCGCAG CTCAGGGGCCATCCACCACCTGATGAGTGTGCCGGGGGACGCTGGCGAGGACCTGCTCCTTGTGAGCTCCGAGGCCTGTGTGCTGTTGGACGGACAGGATCTGGCGCCCAGGTGGACTCTCAGTGTAGCCCAGGTCCCGAG AAAACCTGTCCTTGGCCACTACAAACCTGACACCTTGGCCGTGGTCATTGAAAACGGAACTGGCATTGACAGACAG atCCTGCTCTCGGACCTCAGCACTGGGGCTGTCCTGTGGAGCCaggccctccctggcctccctggggACCCGCAGTCTGCCAGCCTGCCAACTGCAGACCACCGCTCAGCCTTCTTCTTCTGGGGCCTGCACGAGCCAGAGGGTGCCAACCAGACG GAACGCAGAGACTCCCGGCACAGCCTGTACATgctccaccccaccctgcccgGCATTCTGCTGGAGCTGGCCAACGTCTCCGCCAACATCGTCGCCTTCCAAG TGGCCCTGTTTGAGCCCGGCCGCCACGCCGCCTTTGTCCTCCTGACGGGCCCGGCCAGCCCCCACGCACCGGGCCTGGTCTCCGTGGTCAAGCGCAAGGTGCGGGACCTGGTCCCCGGCAGCAGAGTGGTCCGCCTGGCCGCGGGCGTGCCTGACAGCGACCAGGCCATCCGGGACCGGTTCTCCCGCCTGCGGTACAGAAGGGAGGCCTAG
- the FAM234A gene encoding protein FAM234A isoform X2, which produces MGGEDLEAEIHPLKNDGGKWRGGPGARAGKGGGPRSPAPQPRLSRCRTAAFFLSLFACLLVVFVVSFAVPCPDRPAPQGAWSVSYDSAVTYDFLATEDINRDRIQDVLFLYKSTKGSSHFNLSCADEGFSYPCTFAAAMSGANGSMLWERPAAQDGALVACAVPQPGGSGASACIIVGRPGPFVAVDASTGQSLWNRPSGFGSNVSVLGPPLQVPDADADGAPDLLVLTQEEREVIGYVYSGSTGKQIGRGGCLGVDGTSGSLLHVTRAGAHYILLPCAHALCGCSVKGLYEKVTERDSALKKDALWEDMLSTLPGRLPRRSSGAIHHLMSVPGDAGEDLLLVSSEACVLLDGQDLAPRWTLSVAQVPRKPVLGHYKPDTLAVVIENGTGIDRQILLSDLSTGAVLWSQALPGLPGDPQSASLPTADHRSAFFFWGLHEPEGANQTERRDSRHSLYMLHPTLPGILLELANVSANIVAFQVALFEPGRHAAFVLLTGPASPHAPGLVSVVKRKVRDLVPGSRVVRLAAGVPDSDQAIRDRFSRLRYRREA; this is translated from the exons ATGGGCGGCGAGGACCTCGAAGCCGAAATCCACCCGCTGAAGAACGACGGCGGGAAGTGGCGGGGCGGCCCGGGGGCCCGGGCGGGGAAGGGCGGCGGCCCGCGGAGCCCGGCCCCGCAGCCGCGCCTCTCCCGCTGCCGCACCGCGGCGTTTTTCCTCTCGCTGTTCGCCTGCCTCCTCGTGGTGTTCGTGGTCTCGTTCGCCGTCCCGTGTCCGGACCGGCCGGCGCCGCAGGGCGCGTGGAGCGTCAGCTACGACTCGGCGG tcacCTATGACTTTCTGGCTACAGAAGACATAAACAGGGACAGGATCCAAGATGTCCTCTTTCTTTATAAAAGCACCAAGGGCAGCAGCCATTTCAACCTATCCTGTGCTGATGAAG GCTTCTCCTACCCCTGCACCTTTGCGGCGGCCATGTCAGGGGCCAACGGCAGCATGCTCTGGGAGAGGCCCGCAGCCCAGGATGGGGCCCTCGTGGCCTGTGCTGTCCCGCAGCCAGGGGGCAGTGGGGCCTCCGCCTGCATCATCGTGGGCAGACCGGGCCCCTTCGTGGCTGTGGACGCGTCCACAG GGCAGAGCCTGTGGAACCGCCCCAGCGGCTTTGGGAGCAACGTGTCCGTCCTCGGCCCTCCGCTCCAGGTGCCGGATGCCGACGCCGACGGGGCTCCAGACCTGCTGGTTCTCACCCAGGAGGAAAGGGAG GTTATTGGCTATGTCTATTCAGGAAGCACCGGGAAGCAAATTGGCCGTGGGGGCTGCCTCGGTGTGGATGGGACCAGCGGCTCCCTCCTGCACGTCACCAGGGCAGGTGCCCACTACATCCTTCTCCCCTGTG CTCATGCCCTGTGTGGCTGCTCCGTGAAGGGTCTCTACGAGAAGGTGACCGAGAGAGACAGTGCCCTGAAGAAGGACGCCCTGTGGGAGGACATGCTCAGCACACTCCCCGGCAGGCTGCCCAGGCGCAG CTCAGGGGCCATCCACCACCTGATGAGTGTGCCGGGGGACGCTGGCGAGGACCTGCTCCTTGTGAGCTCCGAGGCCTGTGTGCTGTTGGACGGACAGGATCTGGCGCCCAGGTGGACTCTCAGTGTAGCCCAGGTCCCGAG AAAACCTGTCCTTGGCCACTACAAACCTGACACCTTGGCCGTGGTCATTGAAAACGGAACTGGCATTGACAGACAG atCCTGCTCTCGGACCTCAGCACTGGGGCTGTCCTGTGGAGCCaggccctccctggcctccctggggACCCGCAGTCTGCCAGCCTGCCAACTGCAGACCACCGCTCAGCCTTCTTCTTCTGGGGCCTGCACGAGCCAGAGGGTGCCAACCAGACG GAACGCAGAGACTCCCGGCACAGCCTGTACATgctccaccccaccctgcccgGCATTCTGCTGGAGCTGGCCAACGTCTCCGCCAACATCGTCGCCTTCCAAG TGGCCCTGTTTGAGCCCGGCCGCCACGCCGCCTTTGTCCTCCTGACGGGCCCGGCCAGCCCCCACGCACCGGGCCTGGTCTCCGTGGTCAAGCGCAAGGTGCGGGACCTGGTCCCCGGCAGCAGAGTGGTCCGCCTGGCCGCGGGCGTGCCTGACAGCGACCAGGCCATCCGGGACCGGTTCTCCCGCCTGCGGTACAGAAGGGAGGCCTAG
- the FAM234A gene encoding protein FAM234A isoform X4 codes for MILSISTHRIWEWLSPWPVRADLPEVPALLGVPDISLPGREAAGFTLPPPGTQPMEGRATPVTYDFLATEDINRDRIQDVLFLYKSTKGSSHFNLSCADEGFSYPCTFAAAMSGANGSMLWERPAAQDGALVACAVPQPGGSGASACIIVGRPGPFVAVDASTGQSLWNRPSGFGSNVSVLGPPLQVPDADADGAPDLLVLTQEEREVIGYVYSGSTGKQIGRGGCLGVDGTSGSLLHVTRAGAHYILLPCAHALCGCSVKGLYEKVTERDSALKKDALWEDMLSTLPGRLPRRSSGAIHHLMSVPGDAGEDLLLVSSEACVLLDGQDLAPRWTLSVAQVPRKPVLGHYKPDTLAVVIENGTGIDRQILLSDLSTGAVLWSQALPGLPGDPQSASLPTADHRSAFFFWGLHEPEGANQTERRDSRHSLYMLHPTLPGILLELANVSANIVAFQVALFEPGRHAAFVLLTGPASPHAPGLVSVVKRKVRDLVPGSRVVRLAAGVPDSDQAIRDRFSRLRYRREA; via the exons ATGATACTGAGCATCTCCACACATCGTATTTG GGAGTGGCTCAGCCCGTGGCCAGTCAGAGCCGACCTTCCTGAGGTCCCTGCCTTGTTGGGAGTACCGGACATCAGCCTCCCTGGCAGGGAAGCTGCTGGTTTCACATTACCCCCACCTGGAACCCAGCCGATGGAGGGAAGAGCCACACCGG tcacCTATGACTTTCTGGCTACAGAAGACATAAACAGGGACAGGATCCAAGATGTCCTCTTTCTTTATAAAAGCACCAAGGGCAGCAGCCATTTCAACCTATCCTGTGCTGATGAAG GCTTCTCCTACCCCTGCACCTTTGCGGCGGCCATGTCAGGGGCCAACGGCAGCATGCTCTGGGAGAGGCCCGCAGCCCAGGATGGGGCCCTCGTGGCCTGTGCTGTCCCGCAGCCAGGGGGCAGTGGGGCCTCCGCCTGCATCATCGTGGGCAGACCGGGCCCCTTCGTGGCTGTGGACGCGTCCACAG GGCAGAGCCTGTGGAACCGCCCCAGCGGCTTTGGGAGCAACGTGTCCGTCCTCGGCCCTCCGCTCCAGGTGCCGGATGCCGACGCCGACGGGGCTCCAGACCTGCTGGTTCTCACCCAGGAGGAAAGGGAG GTTATTGGCTATGTCTATTCAGGAAGCACCGGGAAGCAAATTGGCCGTGGGGGCTGCCTCGGTGTGGATGGGACCAGCGGCTCCCTCCTGCACGTCACCAGGGCAGGTGCCCACTACATCCTTCTCCCCTGTG CTCATGCCCTGTGTGGCTGCTCCGTGAAGGGTCTCTACGAGAAGGTGACCGAGAGAGACAGTGCCCTGAAGAAGGACGCCCTGTGGGAGGACATGCTCAGCACACTCCCCGGCAGGCTGCCCAGGCGCAG CTCAGGGGCCATCCACCACCTGATGAGTGTGCCGGGGGACGCTGGCGAGGACCTGCTCCTTGTGAGCTCCGAGGCCTGTGTGCTGTTGGACGGACAGGATCTGGCGCCCAGGTGGACTCTCAGTGTAGCCCAGGTCCCGAG AAAACCTGTCCTTGGCCACTACAAACCTGACACCTTGGCCGTGGTCATTGAAAACGGAACTGGCATTGACAGACAG atCCTGCTCTCGGACCTCAGCACTGGGGCTGTCCTGTGGAGCCaggccctccctggcctccctggggACCCGCAGTCTGCCAGCCTGCCAACTGCAGACCACCGCTCAGCCTTCTTCTTCTGGGGCCTGCACGAGCCAGAGGGTGCCAACCAGACG GAACGCAGAGACTCCCGGCACAGCCTGTACATgctccaccccaccctgcccgGCATTCTGCTGGAGCTGGCCAACGTCTCCGCCAACATCGTCGCCTTCCAAG TGGCCCTGTTTGAGCCCGGCCGCCACGCCGCCTTTGTCCTCCTGACGGGCCCGGCCAGCCCCCACGCACCGGGCCTGGTCTCCGTGGTCAAGCGCAAGGTGCGGGACCTGGTCCCCGGCAGCAGAGTGGTCCGCCTGGCCGCGGGCGTGCCTGACAGCGACCAGGCCATCCGGGACCGGTTCTCCCGCCTGCGGTACAGAAGGGAGGCCTAG